In Capsicum annuum cultivar UCD-10X-F1 chromosome 8, UCD10Xv1.1, whole genome shotgun sequence, the genomic window TTTCTACACTTTGAATGAATGAATATAGCTTTTTATTGCTGGGATTTTGctcaaagtttgagtttttaagGCAAAGGGATCAAGAATCTAGTTTAACATTCTTGAATATCAAAGTCCCAAGCTGGAAATTAaggtatttttttactttttttgtatcaTGGCTTGGtgtaaccggtaaagttgttgtcacaGGTTCAAGCCATGGAAATAGCCTCCTGCAAAAATGCAGGAGCTTTAGTTCACTGGTTCATTCTTTTACTTGTTTAATCGATGGGGTTCTAGCCGTGGAGAcagtctcttgcagaaatgcagggtaagaCTGTGTATAATAGATACTTGTAGTCCGGTCTTTCTAGGACCCTGTGCATAGCAGGGAGATTTAATGCACCGGGATTCCCTTCTTTTGTTTGCTGTTCCATCGAGCCTTGGTTTAATTGGCAAACTTGTTACGAGTTTAGGCTGTGGAATTAGTCTCTTGcggaaatgcaaggtaagactgtgtACAATAGATTCTTGTAGTCCGGTCTTCCGAGGACCCCGTGCATAGTGGGAGTTTTAATGCACCGGGATGCCCTTCTCTTAATTGTTGTTCCATCGAGCCTTGACGTAATTGGTAAAATTGTTGTTACGAGTTCAGGCCGTGGAAACAGTCTCTTGTAGAAATGCAGGGTAAGACTGTGTACAATAAATCCTTGTAGTTCGGTCTTCCAGAACCccgtgcatagcgggagctttaataCATCGGTCTGCTCTTCTTTTACTTGTTCTATCGAACCTTGgtgtaattggtaaagttgttgttaCGAGTTTAGACCGTGGAAACAgtttcttgcagaaatgcaaggtggGTAAGACTAAGACTGTGAACAATAGATCCTTTTAGTTCGGTCTTTCCAGGACCCCGTGCATAGCGAGAGCTTTAATGCACCGGGAGGCCCTTCTTTTACTTGTTGTTCCATCGAGCCTTGgtgtaattggtaaagttgttaCGAGTTCAAAGTGGAAACAGTCTCTTGCAGAAATGAAATGCAGGGTAAGGTTGTTTCTCTGGACCCGCgcatagcggaagctttagtgGACCTGACTGCTTTGTTTTACTTTTTCACATCGATCCTTGGTGTAACCGGTAAAGTTATTACATacgggttcaagccgtggaaacaatctcttgcagaaatgcagggtaagaCTATTTCTCTATACCCGCCCATAGTGGAAGCTTTATAGTGGATCgagttgcctttttttttttacttgttgtTCCATCTAGCGGCTCCAATGTATGTAAATACACTATGGAAAAATAAGGAATATATTGTGTGAgagtctattattattattatctcaaaAAGTTAACCTTTCTTCTCGATTCCAATTTTTGTCAACAAAGAAAGTGACTTTTCGTAGATAATAACGCTTAGTTGAGTGACCCTCTCAGAAATCAACCCTATTGTCAGCATAATGTGGAGTTGTTATAGTCTGTAGTTGGAAAGACAGGAATCCCGGGACGCGTGCATAGTGGAAGCTTTTAGTGCACCGGGTTGCCCTTTTTCTTGTTGTTCCAGCATAAGTGGCTCCAATGTATATAAAGTATGGTTGCTCATGCACCACGATAGGAAAAAAAGgagagttgattattattttctcaaaaagtcACCTTTCTTCTAGATTCCGACTTTTATCAGCAAAGAAGGTGACTTTTTTGATATGATAACGATTGATTGAGTGATCATGTGAGAAATCAACTCTATTGTATGATATACAGCGGAATGTGGATTTGTTATAGGCTGCGTTTGGAATGACAGGAAGTCAATTGCTTAAGTAACTGATGTttcttcaaaatatgaaaatgactTCCTTCAACTAACTTTTACTTCAGTGTTACTTGCTccaacctatgttgctcggactcttcaaaaatgtcatggGCTGCGTGTCGGAACCCTCAAAAGTAGGGCATTTTACATGGGTGCGGCAAGATTTTTGGAGAGTCCGGGCAATCTAGGCTCCAGCTAAAACTTGACTTTTCTGAGATAATAATGATTAGTTGAGTGATCATTTGATAAATCAACCCTACTGTCTAAAATACAACAGAATGTGGAGTTGTTAGCTGTGTTTTGGAATGAAAGGAATTCATTTCCCGGAGTAATTGAGTTTTCTAACGTTTGGTTACTAGGAAATGTTTTTCTTTGAAaagggaaaatgacttccttaCAACTAACTTTTAACTTCGTGTTACTTGCTCCaactaacaacaacaactaacCTAGTGTAATCccaaaggggggggggggggggtctggGGAGAGTGGTGTGTATGCGGCCTTACCTTATCTTCTAAGCACGCACTTTCAGTTGGTCATGTTACGATTATAGTAGTGGAGCAAAAACAATACtggataagataatttttttccctttcctGTGTTCTCTCCTTACTGTATTTAGGGAAtttatgtatatacttgcatgcaTGGTTCGGTTAagttaaaaagttaaaagaaagcttttttatgttttcttatttttttagttttgcaGGAACTCATCAAGTCTGAGGGAAGTAGCATGTAATGAATAGCTTGTTTCATGCATGTTCCATTGCAATATTAACAAGCACTACATGTCTTGCCTTGAAGAGTTCAATTTGTGAAAATCTGGTGTTATCTTGGAAGATGAGCTTCTGCACATGCTTGAATTAGAAAGTTGATTTTGACTTGTTTCTGGATAGAATTAGCATCTAACGAGTGTAGCAGTGATAGTTCTCGTTCACGGAAGTTTGATCCTTTTCCAATAATGAAGGAAGAGAGAGATGGTTTCTTTGTTGTTAAGAAAGGAGATCTTGTTGGAGTCTACAGAAACTTGGGTGACTGCCAGACTCAAGTCGGATCCTCGGTAACTATTGGAGGAATTTTAATCGGCATTATATGTTTATaacgtgtgtgtgtgtatacatatatatacaaatctagatatatgtatgtatgtatgtatattgatATGACGTCAACTGTGACTTTTCTCACTTTTTCCCTTTGGTGGCTTGAACTCCCAATCTATCGGTTGGCACTGGAGTGCTCTTGCTACTGGGTCAACTTCACTTGTCAACTTGTAGCCAAGATATACAGGCGAATGCTACACCGAATTTATCTTATCTGTTCTTTtcctcatatatatgtatatgcagaTATAGTTGCACTCCGAGAACTTCGTAAAAAAAGATGACCATATTTATTTGCTGCAGCTTCATTTACATAGGTCGACAGGAAACTGGTGTATAGTTTCTCTGCATAATTCAGCATTTCCTTATTGCTTTCCTTCTATGAATAAATTCTTTGtcacaaaaggaaaaatatttgttACAGCTTCAGCTTGGTTTTTCTAAATCATGATAAAGTCATAGTAGTGTAGGAATTTCTCTTACGGAAGGGCAGTTCTATTATCTATGTCCATCAATGGTTACATACCAACGTACATGAAATGGAAAATACATCAAACTTGCAGTGTGTTAATCGGCTTCCCCGCTGCTCCTTTCTTTGGCAGATATGTGATCCTCCGGTTAGTGTGTATAAAGGCTACTCCATGCCAAAGGACACAGAGGAATATCTTCTATCTTGTGGGCTTAAAAATGCACTTTATTCTATCAGAGCTGCAGATCTGACAGAAGGTCTCTTTGGCGCTCTAGTACCATGCCCTTTTCAGGTCAGACATTGTACTAAATTATGTGCTGAAGTCGTCTTTTGTTGTTTATGATTGAAGTATTTCATCTCAGAACTTTCGAACAAAGGCACTCCTTGTTCACAGTACCTTTCTTTTCCAGCATAACGCGCAAgacttccaaaaaaaaaaaaggacacaAACTAAGAAGGATAGATTAAAATTTGTCTGTCTGATCTAAATTTTGACGTATGGATCATGTTGGGAGTTTGATGCAAGACAAATCTGAAAATGTTTATTCCTTGCTAAAACTACTTGATTACTAAAAACTCTTCTTCCACTTAATATACAGTTCACACCACCCAAGAAATAATCCTGAACTAGAGGTAAAACCAAAAGTTAAAAGATGGAATTCCGATATGTTGATTTCAACTCATCTTTGGAAGTAAAGTCTACATAGTCAACATTATCAAAGATGATCTCTAAATGCAGCTGATTCAGTTATTTATTTCGTATTCAATATATAAGTTAAAGTTCCTACGTCCTTATTGATGTGAATACTCCTGTTATCAGTAGTACTTATACAAATTGCTGAAAGATTTAGATGCTTACATCTCATCTTTTGAATCGGTCATAGTCATACAAGTTAATTAGCACTAAATCTTTTGCAGCACCAATCTTCTTCCAAAGGTGGAGCTTCTGAGCATGTGCCAAAGAAGAGGTCACAGGAAGCAATGTGGTCAGAATATGCGGTAAGTTAGGGCTATATTAGGTTATTGTGTCAGTCGGTCAGCGTTTGCGGCAGATGCCTTTGAAGTAtatattgttaattattataCAGTGAGGGCTAACTTAATATGCCTACAGTTTTTGGTTATCTGATGAAGCGAGTACATTCTTCTATTTGTACCTCTTCGGATCTAGAAGCATGATTATAACAGTAGGGGCTTGTTTGCTGAATTTTTTCTTAAGATTCCATAATAAATGGTCGTACAACTTACACGAGAGAGTTACTTGTTCAGCTGGGAGTCATTTTCCTTTGCTTGAGTAAATCTACTTTGAATTTGAAGATTGGATACTAATCCATTGTGAGTGAACTATCAGTATTTTTCTGTTCTGTCTGGCTGTCGGTGTAACcctttttgaagaaaatgattaTGTAATGAAGTTGAAAGTCTCCAATCAGCATAAAATTGACAAACAGCATTTCTGTCATCTAGTTTATTACATGTGACCTGTGTATCCAGTATTTTCAGTAGATGACCGGATGATTCCTGTTTTAACGTCTGTGCTATGATAAAGCAGAAAGAGTGGTCAAaatggaaaaagaacaaaatgaTTCTGACTTGAACTTTTTCCTAATTGACTAGCAATTTCAAGGGCACTCTCAAATATGGATTTCCTACTACTAGAATGATGTTGGTAATAAAGATAATTAAGAAGCTATACTCTTCAACTTCTGTGACCGTAGGCTAGGTTTAATAACTAGATCGGAAGCGTATTCTCTCCAAAACGTTTCATGGTATGAATTTTTGGGAGTTCTGAGTAGTTTAAATGAACTAGATGGAATGATGGATAACCTTTATGTTCTCTTTAATGGAGCTTAGGGCTGAATATTTAGCTGAATAATTGGTGTGCTTGCCTTAGCTCAGACGAAAAATTACTCTTTTCTGCAAAGTTTGCATTGAGCAAGTATTAACACCTATTGGTTGATCGTGAACATATTCAAGTTATTTAGATGTTATAATTTGATTAGTTCTGACATCTTTTTGTGCGCGAAGTACGTATAGTTACAAATGTCAGACCATATTCTTTGATGTACTGCATTCTCCTACCTGGCTCTTGGAGAGGTATATTATGTAAATTTTGGCTCAAGGTAGTACTGAATACTTACGCTAATGAAATAAGTACTAGTTACTTCCATTacttaaaaaattgatattatagtTTCTTTTGTTCACACCCTGTACAATCGTTTGGCTTGCCACACTTCTGGAATCTATCGTGTTTATCGGCATGTTTATTTGCAGGATACTGTTGGATCAGCTGTTACGTCAAATGATTCGCAAAGAAAGCATATCAAGTTATTAGAACCTCCTAAGGGTGACCAAGCTATACCATCTGGTGTGAGTGTCTGTTAAGACTATGgttttttatgaaaaaacataaataatttcaGTATATCTGATTAACAAAATACATTGTCTTTATACTTAGCCGGGGGTCTaccggaaacagcctctctacttcatttgaggtagtggtacggACTGCGTACACTTCACCCTCCCCAGGCCCCagtttgtgggaatacactgggtatgttgttgttatactGTCTTTATACTTAATGGGAAGTCAGCGAAGCTGATAAATCTTAATTTAGCGAATCGATGATGAACTTACGGTAACTATCAGGTTGAGTTCTTATAAATTCTCTTGAAGGTTTATGCTGTTGGATTGAAAGAAGCTGCTGATCGTGGTTATCCTCAGCAGCGATCTTGCACTCTCGAATTTGATGGTACTTCAAAAGGAAACCCAGGACAGGCTGGTGCAGGAGCTGTAGTACGAGCTGACGACGGAAGCTTGGTAATAATTACTATTCTTGAGTTTGTATTTCCTTTTCCTTATTCTTCGCGACACTTATATTACAACTCTGCATTTAATAGATCTGTAGGTTGCGTGAAGGTTTAGGAATAGCAACAACCAGTGTTGCTGAATATCGAGGCTTTATCTTGGGTTTGAAATATGCACATAGCAAAGGGTTTACAAGTATTCGTGTTCAGGGTGACTCCAAACTTGTTTGTATGCAGGTCCGTTTCCCATATTATTTGTTCATTCttgtatttcttcttttcattctcGATATCACACTTTTCCTTTATGTTTCTGCACAATCAAAGTTTTACTTGTTCTTTTCAACTTCAGCTAGAAGAATGGGATCGTTATTTGCATATTTTTAAGGTCAAGGAGATCTGACAATATTTTCACGTTGTGGACCCATTTTCTCAAGTCTCTTCGACATGGTTTCTTTGATCTATAGGATAAAGCTTTTTTGTAATGTACGTGACCTTTCCGGAATAAGGTAGTAAGTTAGTAACAGACTAACAACTAGCTTTGTTTTTGAAGGTGACAATCTTGTTATCTTTATCCACAACGGCTGTGTCAGTATATATGAGCAAAGTATATCCTCGTTCTTCTTACAATGACTGTTGTGTCTAACGGTGGATCCAAATCATCTAGTCGTTCGTCTTTACACCAAAAACAAAGTAAACATTTTTTATTGATCGTCTGAATAGGGCTGTTAGGTAAGAGTAACAGTTACTTTGTAATCCAACTAAAGCTTTTCGGTTGAAAGAGAATCGAAgtttggtaatgggtaaatcaggTGTCCCGGTCATCAGTGTACAGTTTTACTTAGTTCAAGACGACCTGGTTTGAGTTTTTCATGGCAACGTGGAGTCTTAATACCTGGAAAAGAGTGATCTTTTCTCTTTGGTAAAGATAGAGAAGGAAAAGGTAGAGGGTGGCAACTAGTTCGTGTTCGTGTTGGTGCAAGACAATTCTCTTGGTTGGAAATATAATCAACATACATATTGtaactatgttgctcggactctNNNNNNNNNNNNNNNNNNNNNNNNNNNNNNNNNNNNNNNNNNNNNNNNNNNNNNNNNNNNNNNNNNNNNNNNNNNNNNNNNNNNNNNNNNNNNNNNNNNNNNNNNNNNNNNNNNNNNNNNNNNNNNNNNNNNNNNNNNNNNNNNNNNNNNNNNNNNNNNNNNNNNNNNNNNNNNNNNNNNNNNNNNNNNNNNNNNNNNNNNNNNNNNNNNNNNNNNNNNNNNNNNNNNNNNNNNNNNNNNNNNNNNNNNNNNNNNNNNNNNNNNNNNNNNNNNNNNNNNNNNNNNNNNNNNNNNNNNNNNNNNNNNNNNNNNNNNNNNNNNNNNNNNNNNNNNNNNNNNNNNNNNNNNNNNNNNNNNNNNNNNNNNNNNNNNNNNNNNNNNNNNNNNNNNNNNNNNNNNNNNNNNNNNNNNNNNNNNNNNNNNNNNNNNNNNNNNNNNNNNNNNNNNNNNNNNNNNNNNNNNNNNNNNNNNNNNNNNNNNNNNNNNNNNNNNNNNNNNNNNNNNNNNNNNNNNNNNNNNNNNNNNNNNNNNNNNNNNNNNNNNNNNNNNNNNNNNNNNNNNNNNNNNNNNNNNNNNNNNNNNNNNNNNNNNNNNNNNNNNNNNNNNNNNNNNNNNNNNNNNNNNNNNNNNNNNNNNNNNNNNNNNNNNNNNNNNNNNNNNNNNNNNNNNNNNNNNNNNNNNNNNNNNNNNNNNNNNNNNNNNNNNNNNNNNNNNNNNNNNNNNNNNNNNNNNNNNNNNNNNNNNNNNNNNNNNNNNNNNNNNNNNNNNNNNNNNNNNNNNNNNNNNNNNNNNNNNNNNNNNNNNNNNNNNNNNNNNNNNNNNNNNNNNNNNNNNNNNNNNNNNNNNNNNNNNNNNNNNNNNNNNNNNNNNNNNNNNNNNNNNNNNNNNNNNNNNNNNNNNNNNNNNNNNNNNNNNNNNNNNNNNNNNNNNNNNNNNNNNNNNNNNNNNNNNNNNNNNNNNNNNNNNNNNNNNNNNNNNNNNNNNNNNNNNNNNNNNNNNNNNNNNNNNNNNNNNNNNNNNNNNNNNNNNNNNNNNNNNNNNNNNNNNNNNNNNNNNNNNNNNNNNNNNNNNNNNNNNNNNNNNNNNNNNNNNNNNNNNNNNNNNNNNNNNNNNNNNNNNNNNNNNNNNNNNNNNNNNNNNNNNNNNNNNNNNNNNNNNNNNNNNNNNNNNNNNNNNNNNNNNNNNNNNNNNNNNNNNNNNNNNNNNNNNNNNNNNNNNNNNNNNNNNNNNNNNNNNNNNNNNNNNNNNNNNNNNNNNNNNNNNNNNNNNNNNNNNNNNNNNNNNNNNNNNNNNNNNNNNNNNNNNNNNNNNNNNNNNNNNNNNNNNNNNNNNNNNNNNNNNNNNNNNNNNNNNNNNNNNNNNNNNNNNNNNNNNNNNNNNNNNNNNNNNNNNNNNNNNNNNNNNNNNNNNNNNNNNNNNNNNNNNNNNNNNNNNNNNNNNNNNNNNNNNNNNNNNNNNNNNNNNNNNNNNNNNNNNNNNNNNNNNNNNNNNNNNNNNNNNNNNNNNNNNNNNNNNNNNNNNNNNNNNNNNNNNNNNNNNNNNNNNNNNNNNNNNNNNNNNNNNNNNNNNNNNNNNNNNNNNNNNNNNNNNNNNNNNNNNNNNNNNNNNNNNNNNNNNNNNNNNNNNNNNNNNNNNNNNNNNNNNNNNNNNNNNNNNNNNNNNNNNNNNNNNNNNNNNNNNNNNNNNNNNNNNNNNNNNNNNNNNNNNNNNNNNNNNNNNNNNNNNNNNNNNNNNNNNNNNNNNNNNNNNNNNNNNNNNNNNNNNNNNNNNNNNNNNNNNNNNNNNNNNNNNNNNNNNNNNNNNNNNNNNNNNNNNNNNNNNNNNNNNNNNNNNNNNNNNNNNNNNNNNNNNNNNNNNNNNNNNNNNNNNNNNNNNNNNNNNNNNNNNNNNNNNNNNNNNNNNNNNNNNNNNNNNNNNNNNNNNNNNNNNNNNNNNNNNNNNNNNNNNNNNNNNNNNNNNNNNNNNNNNNNNNNNNNNNNNNNNNNNNNNNNNNNNNNNNNNNNNNNNNNNNNNNNNNNNNNNNNNNNNNNNNNNNNNNNNNNNNNNNNNNNNNNNNNNNNNNNNNNNNNNNNNNNNNNNNNNNNNNNNNNNNNNNNNNNNNNNNNNNNNNNNNNNNNNNNNNNNNNNNNNNNNNNNNNNNNNNNNNNNNNNNNNNNNNNNNNNNNNNNNNNNNNNNNNNNNNNNNNNNNNNNNNNNNNNNNNNNNNNNNNNNNNNNNNNNNNNNNNNNNNNNNNNNNNNNNNNNNNNNNNNNNNNNNNNNNNNNNNNNNNNNNNNNNNNNNNNNNNNNNNNNNNNNNNNNNNNNNNNNNNNNNNNNNNNNNNNNNNNNNNNNNNNNNNNNNNNNNNNNNNNNNNNNNNNNNNNNNNNNNNNNNNNNNNNNNNNNNNNNNNNNNNNNNNNNNNNNNNNNNNNNNNNNNNNNNNNNNNNNNNNNNNNNNNNNNNNNNNNNNNNNNNNNNNNNNNNNNNNNNNNNNNNNNNNNNNNNNNNNNNNNNNNNNNNNNNNNNNNNNNNNNNNNNNNNNNNNNNNNNNNNNNNNNNNNNNNNNNNNNNNNNNNNNNNNNNNNNNNNNNNNNNNNNNNNNNNNNNNNNNNNNNNNNNNNNNNNNNNNNNNNNNNNNNNNNNNNNNNNNNNNNNNNNNNNNNNNNNNNNNNNNNNNNNNNNNNNNNNNNNNNNNNNNNNNNNNNNNNNNNNNN contains:
- the LOC107838737 gene encoding uncharacterized protein LOC107838737 (The sequence of the model RefSeq protein was modified relative to this genomic sequence to represent the inferred CDS: added 192 bases not found in genome assembly) — translated: MKEERDGFFVVKKGDLVGVYRNLGDCQTQVGSSICDPPVSVYKGYSMPKDTEEYLLSCGLKNALYSIRAADLTEGLFGALVPCPFQHQSSSKGGASEHVPKKRSQEAMWSEYADTVGSAVTSNDSQRKHIKLLEPPKGDQAIPSGVYAVGLKEAADRGYPQQRSCTLEFDGTSKGNPGQAGAGAVVRADDGSLICRLREGLGIATTSVAEYRGFILGLKYAHSKGFTSIRVQGDSKLVCMQIQGLWKVKNQNIATVFEQAKQLKERFVSFRIIHVLRESNSDADQQANLAVELPEGQIQEEVEK